ATCCGCTAGCTACCGTGTTGTCTTATGTTGCTGGATTTCATGACAAATCTGTTGGAAAATATATATTTTGTTTATATTAGTGGTCATAGTTTGAAAAGATAGATTGCATATATTTTATAATAACTTCTGGATAGAACAGGTTGATAAAAGTCCTTGCAAGATGTTAACTAGTCTTGCTAAGATCATATGAAAATTTCCTGCTCTCCATCATCATGGCCTCTGTGGCAGCTCTCCTTTTGGTTGGGCACTTCCTCCACTAATGCCGCTGCTTCCTCCTGAAAATACTCAACCACTTCGAGAGACATCTAACCAAGTAAATACCAGATTTGACGTGATGATAACGTACAGGGGCTGCTACATATAGCAGATGTATTAGGTGGATTCATGTGTGGATCGAGGCGCCTCGCTTTCTTCCTTCTTCACACACAATATGCCGTGTCGTCTTATGTTGCTGGGTTTCATGACAAATCTACAGGCAAATATATAATTTTATAGTTTGAAAACCTCGATTGCACACATTATTCTATATCAACTTCTGGAAAGAACAGGAGTAGTAGTCAGTTTATATCTCTTAAGAAGTCATGCAGGCACCCATGAATCAAGCCCACGCATGAGTACGTGACAATATTTGATGGCCTTACATGACTTGGCTTTTCTCAACTGCTCTTTAACTAACTTTTGTGCATACACACCAGACCACCAGTACAGATTCTGACCAAGTATGTGATACTGTATCTAATTAAAGTAGTGGAATTTCATTTGTTTATCTTGTCGCTGTTTCTTATCTTCAAAATAATTTCCTAAATGGCGACGGGTGGTGACTTTTCCTGGAACCAGCCCTGCATGCATTGTGGCGACTCAGGAGAGAGTTTCACATTGCTTCTTTGAAGGGAAAACGTGTCTTAAAGGAAGCCTGTAAAGTTATGCAAAATAGTTTAATCAGCAGCCGGAGACCATTTCAATCTGTTGATCGGTTGCACTTGACTTTGTCTATTACTCACGAGTTCTGCGCCTATATAAACACATGCATCCCCTGCATGTTCAAACCATCGTCACTCACGCCACAAACAGAAATAGGAAGACGAGAGAACAGAAGAGCCAAAGACACTAAAACGAAATGGCATCCTCCTCTTCCTTTCTCCTCCTTGCTGCACTTCTTGCGTTAGTCTCATGGCAGGCCACTGCTTCTGATCCTAGCCCACTCCAGGACTTTTGTGTCGCCGACATGAATTCACCAGGTACTATCCGTTTTGTCATCATGTTTTCACCAAATACATATGTTGAAATCTATTTCTGGTAATTATATGCGAGTCGAAACAATGTAAAATCTGAGATTACATGTACATCTCTTTTGCCCCCAGTCCGTGTCAATGGGTTTGTTTGCAAGAACCCGATGGAGGTCAATGCAGATGACTTCTTCAAGGCGGCCAACCTCGACAAGCCTAGGGTGCCCAACAAGGTTGGATCCAACGTCACTTTGATCAACGTCATGCAGATTGCTGGACTGAACACCCTCGGCATATCAATTGCGCGCATCGACTATGCTCCCTTGGGCCAAAACCCACCACATACGCACCCTCGCGCCACTGAGATCCTCACGGTGCTCGAGGGAACACTGTACGTTGGCTTTGTGACATCCAACCAGCCCGCCCCCAACAAAA
The sequence above is a segment of the Triticum aestivum cultivar Chinese Spring unplaced genomic scaffold, IWGSC CS RefSeq v2.1 scaffold99798, whole genome shotgun sequence genome. Coding sequences within it:
- the LOC123177395 gene encoding germin-like protein 8-11 — encoded protein: MASSSSFLLLAALLALVSWQATASDPSPLQDFCVADMNSPVRVNGFVCKNPMEVNADDFFKAANLDKPRVPNKVGSNVTLINVMQIAGLNTLGISIARIDYAPLGQNPPHTHPRATEILTVLEGTLYVGFVTSNQPAPNKNKFFSKVLNKGDVFVFPVGLIHFQFNPNPHLPAVAIAALSSQNPGAITIANAVFGSDPPISDDVLAKAFQVEKNTIDYLQAQFWENNHY